CGGCGGTTCATACGGCGGCTTTATGACATTTATGGCGCTATTTACTCAGCCTGATCTATTCCAAGCAGGCGCGGCTTTACGTCCAGTCACCGATTGGGCCTATTACAACGACCCGTATACCTCAAATATCCTTAATCGCCCAGATGTAGACCCAATTGCATACAAACGCAGTTCGCCTATCTATCATGCTGAAGGTTTGAAAAACAAGCTACTGATCAATGCTCCTATGGTTGATGATAACGTGTTTTTCCAAGACGTTGTACGTTTGGTGCAACGCCTGATTGAGCTAGAAAAGGAAGACTTTGAAACTGCGATTTATCCAGTTGAACCCCATGGCTTTAGACAGCCATCAAGTTGGTTGGATGAATACCGTCGTATATACAAGTTGTTCAAAGAAAACTTGTAATCAAATGAGTGGATAAAAAGCCAGCTTAAGCTGGCTTTTTTGTTTTATAAAATAAATAGATAACAGCTAAAACCACACCACCAACCGCACCAAATAGATGTGCTTCAATGGCGACTCTCGAGTCTATCAGTTTGGCTACATCTGCGCTTGCACCCGCATATTGCTCCCAACATACCTTTGCCCACACACCAATAAACAACAGATATCCAGTTGTTAGCTTGCGCTTAATATCTTCAAGCGCTCCCCATACGATAAGCCCATGTAATAAGCCACTCAAGCCTGTATATACAACAATGTTTGGGGAAAATAGCAAGATCATGAGCCCGGTAAAGAGGCCAAGAAAAAACACATTCAGCCAATATTTTCTTAGTCTTGTATACTCGGCATGTAATAGCCAAATAAATAAGATACCAAGCAGGTTTAGCATCAAGTGATACCAATTACTATGGGTAAACTGGCCGCTCAAAATACGCCATAATTCACCATCAGCAATTGCATTTCTGTCAAAATCTAAGTGTGGGCCAAGCCCGAACAACATTAGTATTGTTGATAATATCGCC
This genomic interval from Pseudoalteromonas galatheae contains the following:
- the rrtA gene encoding rhombosortase — translated: MFELPTNKEYLIGPASLAILSTILMLFGLGPHLDFDRNAIADGELWRILSGQFTHSNWYHLMLNLLGILFIWLLHAEYTRLRKYWLNVFFLGLFTGLMILLFSPNIVVYTGLSGLLHGLIVWGALEDIKRKLTTGYLLFIGVWAKVCWEQYAGASADVAKLIDSRVAIEAHLFGAVGGVVLAVIYLFYKTKKPA